One Angustibacter luteus genomic window carries:
- a CDS encoding MBL fold metallo-hydrolase — translation MSDYSGDVVQGGPTAVRELSHLVVRKASVSEQDNNAYLLTCVQTGEQLLVDAADDAPRLLALMNEGTGWLDAVVTTHQHWDHHRALPEVVAHTGARVAAGADDAEALPVPVGELLHHGDRVTFGNITLEVIYLRGHTPGSVALLYRDPDGVPHLFTGDSLFPGGVGNTQGDAERFASLLTDVEQRIFDVLPDETWFYPGHGADSTLGEQRPHLAEWRERGW, via the coding sequence ATGAGCGACTACAGCGGCGACGTCGTCCAGGGTGGGCCAACTGCGGTGCGCGAGCTCTCGCACCTGGTGGTCCGCAAGGCGAGCGTCAGCGAGCAGGACAACAACGCGTACCTGCTGACGTGCGTCCAGACCGGCGAGCAGCTGCTGGTCGACGCCGCGGACGACGCCCCGCGCCTGCTGGCCCTGATGAACGAGGGGACCGGCTGGTTGGACGCCGTGGTCACCACGCACCAGCACTGGGACCACCACCGCGCGCTGCCCGAGGTTGTCGCGCACACCGGCGCACGGGTGGCCGCGGGGGCGGACGACGCCGAGGCCCTGCCGGTCCCGGTCGGCGAGCTCCTGCACCACGGCGACCGGGTGACGTTCGGGAACATCACTCTCGAGGTCATCTACCTGCGCGGCCACACGCCCGGTTCGGTCGCGCTGCTCTACCGCGACCCCGACGGTGTGCCGCACCTGTTTACCGGCGACTCACTGTTCCCCGGTGGCGTCGGCAACACCCAGGGGGACGCCGAGCGGTTCGCCAGCCTGCTCACCGACGTCGAGCAGCGCATCTTCGACGTGCTGCCGGACGAGACCTGGTTCTATCCGGGCCACGGTGCCGACTCCACGCTCGGCGAGCAGCGCCCGCACCTCGCCGAGTGGCGCGAGCGCGGCTGGTAG
- a CDS encoding DUF72 domain-containing protein — translation MTQRQRATARIGIAGWTYPAWRGDFYPKGLAQRRELEYASRQLTSIEVNGTFYAMQKPATFRHWAEQTPDDFVFSVKGGRFITHMKRLKDVDVAVANYFATGLLALEQKLGAVLWQLPPNLPFDAELVDAFLRLLPRDSRQAADLAARHDERVPEAVTTTSATRPVRHAVEARHPSFGSAEAVQLMRSHSVALVVADSARHWPMLEEVTADFVYARLHGDKELYASGYSPAALDGWAERVRGWVEQGVDVLLYFDNDVKGYAPHDARSLLARLPPSSG, via the coding sequence GTGACCCAGCGACAGCGGGCGACCGCCAGGATCGGCATCGCCGGGTGGACGTACCCGGCCTGGCGGGGCGACTTCTACCCGAAGGGGCTCGCGCAGCGGCGTGAGCTCGAGTACGCATCCCGTCAGCTGACGTCGATCGAGGTGAACGGCACCTTCTACGCGATGCAGAAGCCGGCGACCTTCCGGCACTGGGCGGAGCAGACACCCGACGACTTCGTGTTCTCCGTCAAGGGTGGCCGGTTCATCACGCACATGAAGCGGCTGAAGGACGTGGACGTGGCTGTCGCGAACTACTTCGCCACCGGGCTGCTCGCGCTGGAGCAGAAGCTGGGCGCAGTGCTCTGGCAGCTACCACCGAACCTGCCGTTCGACGCCGAGCTGGTCGACGCGTTCCTGAGGCTGCTGCCCCGGGACAGCCGGCAGGCGGCCGACCTCGCCGCGCGACACGACGAGCGTGTCCCGGAGGCCGTCACGACGACGTCGGCCACCCGGCCGGTGCGGCACGCCGTCGAGGCCCGGCACCCCAGCTTCGGCTCCGCGGAGGCCGTCCAGCTCATGCGCTCCCACTCCGTCGCGCTGGTGGTGGCCGACTCAGCCCGGCACTGGCCGATGCTGGAGGAGGTCACGGCGGACTTCGTGTACGCCCGGCTGCACGGCGACAAGGAGCTGTACGCGAGCGGCTACTCGCCGGCGGCGCTCGACGGCTGGGCGGAGCGGGTTCGCGGCTGGGTCGAGCAGGGGGTCGACGTCCTGCTCTACTTCGACAACGACGTCAAGGGCTACGCACCGCACGACGCCCGCTCCCTGCTGGCGCGGCTGCCACCGAGCAGCGGGTAG
- a CDS encoding maleylpyruvate isomerase family mycothiol-dependent enzyme: MTAFADDPLLAHLSEQTDRLLSTINELTDEQARGPSLLPGWTRGHVLAHLARNADGLGNVARTAITGRVTPMYESAAQRDADIEADADRSASDHESDVEASAERLLALLADIPADRLDVQVPSGRGPTITVATLPWVRLREVVYHHVDLDAGFTMADAPDLVLRGGLAECPARLADATPGATITAQFADSPDERLVIGDGSVAVAGPAHEVLGWLTGRSSGSGLDTGQDDLPALPSWG; encoded by the coding sequence ATGACGGCCTTCGCGGACGACCCGTTGCTCGCCCATCTGTCCGAGCAGACTGACCGCCTGCTGAGCACGATCAACGAGCTGACGGACGAGCAGGCCCGTGGTCCGTCCCTCCTGCCCGGGTGGACCCGTGGGCACGTGCTGGCGCACCTCGCGCGCAACGCGGACGGCCTGGGCAACGTCGCTCGGACGGCGATCACCGGGCGGGTGACGCCCATGTACGAGTCCGCCGCGCAGCGCGATGCTGACATCGAGGCTGATGCGGATCGCTCAGCGTCCGACCACGAGTCCGACGTGGAGGCCTCGGCCGAGCGGCTGCTCGCGCTGCTCGCCGACATCCCGGCGGACCGGCTCGACGTGCAGGTGCCCAGCGGTCGCGGACCGACGATCACGGTCGCCACGCTGCCCTGGGTCAGGCTGCGCGAGGTGGTCTACCACCACGTCGACCTGGACGCCGGCTTCACCATGGCGGACGCCCCTGATCTCGTCCTGCGCGGCGGCCTGGCTGAGTGCCCCGCCCGGCTGGCGGACGCCACCCCCGGGGCGACCATCACGGCGCAGTTCGCGGACTCCCCCGACGAGCGGCTCGTCATCGGCGACGGCAGTGTCGCCGTCGCCGGTCCCGCGCACGAGGTGCTCGGCTGGTTGACCGGGCGCTCGTCGGGCTCCGGCCTCGACACCGGCCAGGACGACCTCCCAGCCCTGCCGAGCTGGGGCTGA
- the coaE gene encoding dephospho-CoA kinase: MLRIGLTGGIGAGKSTVAAQLANLGAVVADADRFAREVLAPGTPGLAAVAAEFGPAVLAGDGSLDRAALGRLVFADESRRRALEQITHPLVAQRTAQVLDDAGPEAIVVHDVPLIVEKQMGALYHLVLVVHASERVRIDRLLASRAMSRDDVRARIAAQADDGQRRAAADVWLDNDRPAPEVAADLSVLWEGRLQPFEANLRAGTRADRPARAEIVPYDGSWPAQAARLAARIDLAAGALGCGTQHVGSTAVPGLAAKDVVDLQLGVRSLADADEVVVALAAAGFPRVVGVTRDNPHAVLESAADPAVWSKRFHANADPGRAVNLHVRVVGSPGWRAALLLRDWWRADAVERSAYQGEKQRLAAATDSAAEYADAKEAWFAVAVDRAVAWGRRSGWAPPG, translated from the coding sequence GTGCTGAGGATCGGGCTGACCGGCGGGATCGGGGCGGGCAAGTCGACTGTCGCGGCCCAGCTGGCGAACCTGGGTGCTGTCGTAGCGGACGCCGATCGGTTCGCTCGCGAGGTGCTGGCACCTGGGACGCCGGGCCTGGCCGCCGTCGCAGCCGAGTTCGGACCCGCGGTGCTCGCCGGAGATGGGTCGTTGGATCGCGCGGCGTTGGGGCGCCTGGTCTTCGCGGACGAGAGTCGGCGGCGCGCGCTGGAGCAGATCACCCACCCGCTGGTGGCTCAGCGCACGGCACAGGTGCTCGACGACGCGGGTCCTGAGGCGATCGTCGTGCACGACGTCCCGCTCATCGTGGAGAAGCAGATGGGCGCGCTCTACCACCTGGTGCTGGTGGTGCACGCCTCCGAGCGGGTCCGCATCGACCGCCTGCTGGCCTCGCGAGCGATGTCCCGGGACGACGTCCGCGCCCGGATCGCGGCGCAGGCCGACGACGGGCAGCGGCGCGCTGCCGCCGACGTCTGGCTGGACAACGACCGGCCTGCGCCCGAGGTGGCGGCTGACCTGTCGGTCCTCTGGGAGGGGCGGCTCCAGCCCTTTGAGGCCAACCTGCGCGCGGGGACGCGCGCTGACCGGCCCGCCCGCGCCGAGATCGTGCCGTACGACGGCAGCTGGCCGGCGCAGGCGGCGCGGCTGGCGGCCCGGATCGACCTCGCTGCGGGTGCGCTGGGTTGCGGGACCCAGCACGTGGGCTCGACGGCCGTGCCCGGGCTCGCTGCCAAGGACGTCGTCGACCTGCAGCTCGGGGTTCGCTCGTTGGCCGACGCGGACGAGGTCGTCGTGGCTCTGGCAGCGGCGGGCTTCCCCCGGGTCGTTGGTGTGACGAGAGACAACCCGCACGCGGTGCTCGAGAGCGCGGCGGACCCGGCAGTGTGGTCGAAGCGGTTCCACGCCAACGCCGACCCGGGCCGCGCGGTGAACCTGCACGTGCGGGTCGTCGGCAGCCCCGGCTGGCGGGCCGCCCTCCTGCTGCGCGACTGGTGGCGCGCCGATGCGGTCGAGCGGAGCGCCTACCAGGGGGAGAAGCAGCGGCTGGCCGCCGCGACCGACAGCGCCGCGGAGTACGCCGACGCGAAGGAGGCGTGGTTCGCGGTGGCTGTGGACCGGGCCGTCGCCTGGGGGCGGCGATCGGGCTGGGCACCGCCCGGCTGA
- a CDS encoding phosphotransferase family protein, translated as MSKSDPLSIAAKVLHEPQVATGGFSGETFAGTWFREPAFVRLYLRKPSQAVLDLAVMRRLSGQVPLPKILAAEPRGVGGLPPHIVTREVEGKRADQLLDRGLPLPASNALGRQCARLVTRLREVRAEGHGPWADADLRTSQWPPSQADLIAWYEHLEAGLAAAGLGRRSTPGLRAAVAAAAQRLAMGPPRPASLVHGDLNGKNLIVDPNTGRLRGVLDWEFSHGGEWTEDVGNLLRAADHGAGSGEVGAASWSAFRRGLVDALHTGIYEDGTVSTATLGGLDDDWLQRAADLDVFALLELSARPERGAAAPAPVVVARTALRSLAAVRGRR; from the coding sequence GTGTCGAAGTCCGATCCGCTGTCCATCGCCGCCAAGGTGCTGCACGAGCCGCAGGTGGCCACCGGCGGATTCAGTGGCGAGACCTTCGCGGGCACCTGGTTCCGGGAGCCCGCGTTCGTCCGCCTGTACCTGCGCAAGCCGAGCCAGGCCGTCCTCGACCTGGCCGTGATGCGACGGCTGTCCGGTCAGGTTCCGCTGCCCAAGATCCTCGCGGCCGAGCCCCGTGGGGTCGGCGGCCTGCCGCCGCACATCGTGACCCGTGAGGTCGAGGGCAAACGCGCCGACCAGCTGCTCGACCGAGGGCTGCCGCTGCCGGCGTCCAACGCCCTCGGCCGCCAGTGCGCCCGCCTCGTGACCCGGTTGCGTGAGGTGCGGGCGGAGGGCCACGGCCCGTGGGCGGACGCCGACCTGCGGACCAGTCAGTGGCCGCCGTCCCAGGCCGATCTCATCGCCTGGTACGAGCACCTCGAAGCGGGCCTGGCTGCTGCCGGGCTCGGCCGGCGAAGCACGCCCGGGCTTCGTGCCGCGGTCGCTGCCGCCGCACAGCGACTGGCGATGGGCCCTCCTCGTCCGGCGTCGCTGGTGCACGGCGACCTCAACGGCAAGAACCTCATCGTCGACCCGAACACCGGGCGGTTGCGCGGCGTGCTGGACTGGGAGTTCTCGCACGGCGGGGAGTGGACCGAGGACGTCGGTAACCTGCTCCGCGCGGCCGATCACGGCGCCGGTAGCGGCGAGGTGGGCGCCGCCTCGTGGTCGGCCTTCCGACGCGGCCTGGTGGACGCTCTGCACACCGGGATCTACGAGGACGGCACGGTGTCCACCGCCACCCTCGGTGGACTCGACGACGACTGGCTTCAGCGGGCCGCCGACCTGGACGTCTTCGCGCTGCTCGAGCTGTCGGCCCGACCGGAACGCGGCGCGGCCGCGCCGGCACCCGTGGTGGTGGCGCGGACGGCGCTTCGCTCGCTCGCGGCCGTGCGCGGTCGTCGCTAG
- the rpsA gene encoding 30S ribosomal protein S1 — protein sequence MTASTTETRAPQVAVNDIGSAEDFLAAIDETIKYFNDGDIVEGVIVKVDRDEVLLDIGYKTEGVIPSRELSIKHDVDPNEVVKVGDEVEALVLQKEDKEGRLILSKKRAQYERAWGTIEKVKEEDGIVTGTVIEVVKGGLILDIGLRGFLPASLVEMRRVRDLQPYVGKELEAKIIELDKNRNNVVLSRRAWLEQTQSEVRQTFLQTLQKGQVRSGVVSSIVNFGAFVDLGGVDGLVHVSELSWKHIDHPSEVVEVGQEVTVEVLDVDMDRERVSLSLKATQEDPWQQFARTHAIGQVVPGKVTKLVPFGAFVRVDEGIEGLVHISELAERHVEIPEQVVQVGDSIFVKVIDIDLERRRISLSLKQANDGTSAQVTEFDPTLYGMAAEYDDAGNYKYPEGFDQESNDWLEGYEAQREVWEKQYAEAHARWEAHKTQIEEAAKADSEARAEGDTPTSYSSETTAADVAATPADAPQAQGEGTLASDEALAALREKLTGA from the coding sequence ATGACTGCCAGCACCACCGAGACCCGCGCCCCTCAGGTTGCGGTCAACGACATCGGCTCGGCCGAGGACTTCCTCGCCGCCATCGACGAGACCATCAAGTACTTCAACGACGGAGACATCGTCGAAGGGGTCATCGTCAAGGTCGACCGGGACGAGGTCCTGCTCGACATCGGCTACAAGACCGAGGGTGTCATCCCCTCCCGCGAGCTCTCCATCAAGCACGACGTCGACCCCAACGAGGTCGTCAAGGTCGGCGATGAGGTCGAGGCTCTGGTCCTCCAGAAGGAGGACAAGGAGGGTCGCCTGATCCTGTCCAAGAAGCGCGCGCAGTACGAGCGCGCCTGGGGCACGATCGAGAAGGTCAAGGAAGAGGACGGCATCGTCACCGGCACGGTGATCGAGGTCGTCAAGGGTGGCCTGATCCTCGACATCGGGCTGCGCGGCTTCCTGCCGGCGTCGCTGGTCGAGATGCGCCGCGTCCGCGACCTGCAGCCCTACGTGGGCAAGGAGCTCGAGGCCAAGATCATCGAGCTCGACAAGAACCGCAACAACGTGGTCCTGTCGCGTCGCGCGTGGCTCGAGCAGACCCAGTCCGAGGTGCGCCAGACCTTCCTGCAGACCCTGCAGAAGGGCCAGGTCCGCTCCGGTGTGGTCTCCTCCATCGTCAACTTCGGTGCGTTCGTGGACCTCGGCGGCGTCGACGGTCTGGTGCACGTCTCCGAGCTGTCCTGGAAGCACATCGACCACCCGTCCGAGGTCGTCGAGGTCGGCCAGGAGGTCACGGTCGAGGTCCTGGACGTCGACATGGACCGCGAGCGCGTCTCGCTGTCGCTCAAGGCGACGCAGGAGGACCCCTGGCAGCAGTTCGCACGCACGCACGCGATCGGTCAGGTCGTCCCGGGCAAGGTCACCAAGCTCGTCCCCTTCGGCGCGTTCGTGCGCGTCGACGAGGGCATCGAGGGTCTGGTGCACATCTCGGAGCTGGCAGAGCGCCACGTCGAGATCCCGGAGCAGGTCGTCCAGGTCGGCGACTCGATCTTCGTCAAGGTGATCGACATCGACCTGGAGCGTCGCCGCATCTCGCTGTCGCTCAAGCAGGCCAACGACGGTACGTCCGCTCAGGTCACCGAGTTCGACCCCACGCTCTACGGCATGGCGGCCGAGTACGACGACGCGGGCAACTACAAGTACCCCGAGGGCTTCGACCAGGAGAGCAACGACTGGCTCGAGGGCTACGAGGCGCAGCGCGAGGTCTGGGAGAAGCAGTACGCCGAGGCACACGCTCGCTGGGAGGCGCACAAGACGCAGATCGAGGAGGCGGCCAAGGCCGACTCCGAGGCCCGCGCCGAGGGCGACACCCCGACGTCGTACTCCTCGGAGACGACGGCCGCGGACGTCGCCGCTACCCCGGCCGACGCCCCGCAGGCTCAGGGCGAGGGCACGCTGGCTTCCGACGAGGCGCTCGCCGCGCTTCGTGAGAAGCTGACCGGCGCCTGA
- a CDS encoding TerC family protein yields MNVPTWVWLTTVGIAMAFLLIDVFIIGRRPHEPSTGESARHLAFFVGLAVLFGIGVWVFAGAQFGAEFFAGWLTEYSLSVDNLFIFIIIMSKFAVPRQYQQTALLIGIILALIFRGIFIFIGAAAINNFSWVFYLFGAFLVYTAIHLAREGQSGEEDYQENALIRWARNHLPATDQYHGVKLTVVENGKRLITPMAIVLVALGTTDLLFALDSIPAIYGLTKEPYLVLMANVFALMGLRQLYFLIGGLLQRLVYLGIGLSFLLFFIGIKLILHALHENEVPFINGGEPVHWAPDIPIWLSLVVIVGTLAVTAVASLAKTRRDERKAGVDS; encoded by the coding sequence GTGAACGTACCCACCTGGGTCTGGCTGACCACCGTCGGCATCGCGATGGCGTTCCTGCTGATCGACGTGTTCATCATCGGGCGACGCCCGCACGAGCCGTCGACGGGGGAGTCCGCGCGTCACCTGGCGTTCTTCGTCGGCCTCGCTGTGCTCTTCGGTATCGGGGTCTGGGTGTTCGCCGGCGCGCAGTTCGGTGCGGAGTTCTTCGCCGGGTGGCTCACCGAGTACAGCCTGTCGGTGGACAACCTGTTCATCTTCATCATCATCATGTCCAAGTTCGCCGTCCCCAGGCAGTACCAGCAGACCGCCCTGCTGATCGGGATCATCCTGGCCCTGATCTTCCGCGGGATCTTCATCTTCATCGGCGCCGCCGCCATCAACAACTTCAGCTGGGTCTTCTACCTCTTCGGCGCGTTCCTGGTCTACACCGCGATCCACCTGGCGCGTGAGGGCCAGAGCGGCGAGGAGGACTACCAGGAGAACGCGCTGATCCGCTGGGCGCGCAACCACCTGCCGGCCACGGACCAGTACCACGGGGTCAAGCTGACGGTCGTCGAGAACGGCAAGCGGCTGATCACCCCGATGGCCATCGTGCTCGTCGCCCTGGGCACCACCGACCTGCTGTTCGCGCTGGACTCGATCCCGGCCATCTACGGGCTCACCAAGGAGCCGTACCTGGTCCTCATGGCCAACGTGTTCGCCCTGATGGGGCTGCGCCAGCTGTACTTCCTCATCGGTGGTCTGCTGCAGCGCCTGGTCTACCTGGGCATCGGGCTGTCGTTCCTGCTCTTCTTCATCGGCATCAAGCTCATCCTGCACGCGTTGCACGAGAACGAGGTCCCGTTCATCAACGGTGGCGAGCCGGTGCACTGGGCTCCGGACATCCCCATCTGGCTGTCCCTCGTGGTCATAGTCGGCACGTTGGCCGTGACCGCCGTCGCGAGCCTGGCCAAGACGCGTCGCGACGAGCGCAAGGCAGGCGTGGACTCCTGA
- the uvrB gene encoding excinuclease ABC subunit UvrB has translation MRPTTDLQRRVAPFEVISEFTPSGDQPTAIADLKRRVESGEQDVVLLGATGTGKSATTAWLVEQLQRPTLVMAPNKTLAAQLANEFRELLPNNAVEYFVSYYDYYQPEAYIAQTDTYIEKDSSINDEVERLRHSATNSLLTRRDVIVVASVSCIYGLGTPQEYVDRMARLKVGDVIERDDLLRRFVQMQYTRNDLAFTRGTFRVRGDTVEIIPVYEELALRIEFFGDEIERIYTLHPLTGEVVHEEAEMYVFPATHYVAGPQRMERAITGIETELADRLDELERQGKLLEAQRLRMRTTYDIEMMRQVGSCSGIENYSRHIDGRGPGTAPNTLLDYFPEDFLLVIDESHVTVPQIGAMYEGDMSRKRALVDHGFRLPSAMDNRPLRWEEFLERIGQTVYLSATPGQYELSKGDGVVEQIIRPTGLVDPEVVLKPTKGQIDDLLHEIRERAARNERVLVTTLTKKMSEDLTDYLLEQGVQVRYLHSEVDTLRRVELLRELRLGEFDVLVGINLLREGLDLPEVSLVSILDADKEGFLRSGTSLIQTIGRAARNVSGQVHMYADRVTPSMQHAIDETNRRRAKQVAYNVERGVDPTPLRKKIADITDLISREDADTAALLGGSGRNQSRGKAPVPGQGSRGVGEGRALAALPAADLADLIQQLSDQMHSAAGELQFELAARLRDEIGDLKKELRAMQGAGHA, from the coding sequence ATGAGACCCACCACCGACCTGCAGCGTCGGGTCGCCCCGTTCGAGGTGATCTCGGAGTTCACCCCGTCCGGTGACCAGCCCACCGCGATCGCTGACCTGAAGCGGCGCGTCGAGTCGGGGGAGCAGGATGTCGTCCTGCTGGGCGCCACCGGCACCGGCAAGTCGGCGACGACGGCGTGGCTGGTCGAGCAGCTTCAGCGGCCAACGTTGGTGATGGCACCCAACAAGACCCTGGCTGCGCAGCTGGCCAACGAGTTCCGTGAGCTCCTGCCGAACAACGCGGTCGAGTACTTCGTGTCGTACTACGACTACTACCAGCCCGAGGCCTACATCGCGCAGACGGATACGTACATCGAGAAGGACTCGTCCATCAACGACGAGGTGGAGCGGCTGCGGCACTCGGCCACGAACTCCCTGCTGACCCGCCGGGACGTCATCGTGGTCGCGTCGGTGTCGTGCATCTACGGCCTGGGGACGCCGCAGGAGTACGTGGACCGCATGGCCCGGCTGAAGGTCGGCGACGTCATCGAGCGTGACGACCTGCTGCGCCGGTTCGTGCAGATGCAGTACACCCGCAACGACCTGGCCTTCACCCGCGGGACGTTCCGGGTGCGTGGTGACACGGTCGAGATCATCCCGGTGTACGAAGAGCTGGCGCTGCGTATCGAGTTCTTCGGGGACGAGATCGAGCGCATCTACACGCTGCACCCGCTGACGGGGGAGGTCGTGCACGAGGAGGCGGAGATGTACGTCTTCCCGGCGACGCACTACGTCGCCGGCCCGCAGCGCATGGAGCGAGCCATCACGGGCATCGAGACCGAGCTGGCGGATCGGCTGGACGAGCTGGAGCGGCAGGGCAAGCTGCTGGAGGCACAGCGCCTGCGCATGCGCACCACCTACGACATCGAGATGATGCGCCAGGTCGGGTCCTGCTCCGGCATCGAGAACTACAGCCGGCACATCGACGGGCGTGGGCCCGGTACGGCGCCGAACACGTTGCTGGACTACTTCCCCGAGGACTTCCTGCTGGTCATCGACGAGTCGCACGTCACCGTGCCGCAGATCGGCGCGATGTACGAGGGGGACATGTCCCGCAAGAGGGCGCTGGTGGACCACGGCTTCCGGCTGCCGAGCGCGATGGACAACCGTCCGCTGAGGTGGGAGGAGTTCCTGGAGCGCATCGGGCAGACCGTGTACCTTTCGGCCACGCCCGGGCAGTACGAGCTCAGCAAGGGCGACGGCGTCGTGGAGCAGATCATCCGCCCGACGGGCCTGGTGGACCCCGAGGTCGTTCTCAAACCGACCAAGGGACAGATCGACGACCTGCTGCACGAGATCCGCGAGCGGGCCGCCCGCAACGAGCGGGTCCTGGTGACCACGCTGACGAAGAAGATGTCCGAGGACCTCACGGACTACCTGCTCGAACAGGGCGTCCAGGTGCGCTACCTGCACTCCGAGGTCGACACCCTGCGCCGGGTCGAGCTGCTCCGCGAGCTGCGGCTCGGCGAGTTCGACGTCCTGGTGGGGATCAACCTGCTCCGCGAGGGACTGGACCTGCCCGAGGTCTCGCTGGTCAGCATCCTGGACGCCGACAAGGAGGGCTTCCTGAGGTCGGGCACGTCGCTGATCCAGACGATCGGGCGGGCCGCGCGGAACGTGTCCGGCCAGGTGCACATGTACGCCGACCGGGTCACCCCGTCCATGCAGCACGCGATCGACGAGACGAACCGGCGGCGCGCCAAGCAGGTCGCCTACAACGTGGAGCGCGGGGTGGACCCAACGCCCCTGCGCAAGAAGATCGCGGACATCACGGACCTGATCAGCCGGGAGGACGCGGATACCGCGGCCCTGCTCGGCGGTTCGGGGCGCAACCAGTCGCGCGGCAAGGCGCCAGTCCCCGGGCAGGGCTCGCGCGGCGTGGGGGAGGGCCGGGCCCTCGCGGCTCTGCCGGCCGCCGACCTGGCGGACCTCATCCAACAGCTGTCGGACCAGATGCACAGCGCGGCGGGCGAGCTGCAGTTCGAGCTCGCCGCCCGGCTTCGGGACGAGATCGGGGACCTGAAGAAGGAGCTGCGCGCCATGCAGGGCGCGGGGCACGCCTGA